A window from Candidatus Methylomirabilota bacterium encodes these proteins:
- a CDS encoding tetratricopeptide repeat protein, whose product MANPIPQVGGAVAAPDPVAAGAIRRYEERLAKDPAGLAFAPLADAYRKVGRAREAIRLCQQGLVRFPQYTTARLILARAYLDEGNAEEALGELVRILEASPKDTQAHRLAADIHRKAGRWNEAREHLERVVKLEPGDREARLTLEALQAGGRAGEGSPLGRVLEDDTFATMSFGALCLEQGLPDEAAQIFLRLVKKNPGDARARERLDEALRAKSQKRKG is encoded by the coding sequence ATGGCGAACCCGATCCCCCAGGTCGGAGGGGCCGTAGCCGCCCCCGATCCCGTGGCGGCCGGCGCAATCCGTCGCTACGAAGAGCGGCTCGCCAAAGACCCGGCTGGGCTGGCCTTTGCCCCGCTGGCTGACGCCTATCGCAAAGTCGGCAGGGCGCGAGAGGCCATCAGGCTCTGCCAGCAAGGCCTCGTCCGCTTCCCTCAGTACACGACGGCGCGCCTCATCCTGGCCAGGGCATATCTCGACGAGGGCAATGCGGAAGAGGCGCTCGGAGAGCTCGTCCGAATCCTGGAGGCGAGCCCGAAGGACACCCAGGCCCATCGCCTCGCCGCGGATATCCATCGCAAGGCCGGTCGGTGGAACGAGGCCCGGGAGCATCTCGAGCGCGTGGTCAAGCTCGAGCCGGGGGACCGCGAGGCGCGGCTCACCCTGGAGGCGCTCCAGGCGGGCGGTCGCGCCGGCGAGGGCTCGCCGCTCGGCCGCGTCCTCGAGGACGACACGTTCGCGACCATGAGCTTCGGCGCCCTCTGCCTCGAGCAAGGACTCCCCGACGAGGCGGCGCAGATCTTCCTGCGCCTCGTGAAGAAGAACCCGGGCGACGCCCGGGCCCGCGAGCGACTCGACGAGGCGCTCAGGGCCAAGAGCCAGAAACGGAAAGGTTGA